The following DNA comes from Rhineura floridana isolate rRhiFlo1 chromosome 18, rRhiFlo1.hap2, whole genome shotgun sequence.
GCTGCATTGGTGCTCCTCCTTGGGGAGCCGTGCTGGCAAAAAGAACAACTGAAGATGGagatcagagaaggagcaggaagagagatttgtttcctctgaggatatcagtttacacctggGAGGAAATATCAGCTTAGGAAAAGTAGGAGGCACCGTGGTTCGGCTTAAAGGGTACCAGTAGGTGTTTTGGAATTACATAAGAATAGCGGAGGGAAACGTGTGAAATATTGTGTACTTTTGAGAACGTTGATTGCTCATTTCTGAATTATTTTCAAATAACCCCCCCCCAAGATGATATGCATATCATTGGGGGGCATTTAGATCTTGCCTGGCAGAACGGCTTTGGCATGGACCACCTGTGCAGCCTGCATCTTTTGTAACAGCAGGAGAGAAATCCCAGACTAATTGTGTATGCGATCAAATTTCAGAGAGGATGGAATTCGTCAATTCCTTCATGGATGGAATTACCCCTCTGTGAGTTAAGGGCTGGCTTGGATGTGAGGGTGAGCAAATGGACTTGTGTCAGGAACAGAATTTGAGCGTTTCCTGACACCCAAACTTCTGTGATGTATAGAATAAAATGCCAGACCTCAATGCTTATCAGAGGAATGTATTGAACTTTATTAAATGCATATTAATAACTGAATAGCTCCATAAATGGGATGAAGGGGGGGAATGCATAATAGGGGCAAATTATAAGGTCATGGTGAATAtgattaacagagcaatctaactcatgggaagccggcggaggaggagccagcaAGAAGTTCTGCAGCATCCGTTTCCTTTTTGGGAGCCTCTGGGCCAGTGGAATGTCAGCTCTGCTGGAGCTGCAGGCATAAGCAAAAAGAGAATGCTGGCTCTCACAAATGCCCCTACCAGCAAGTAAGCACTCCCCACTGACTTCCATTAGAAGTATTTTCTCAGACTGACCTTTTACATGGCATAATTTGGCCCGGATGGGGACCAGCAGGAGTGCtccgaatgggagttggatgttgcataagtctcCCCCGGCTCCTCCTCTGACACGCTCCCAAATGCCGCTTTTTGGGGCCCTCCGCTGAACTCCACCAGCAACACTCTACCGGGCTGGTCTTCCCTGGTGGACTCCCAGCTCCACCACAGCGGAGGAGCTTCTGCCGGTGGAGCCTGACAGAGCTCAGACCATGCTGGCTCACCAAAGATCCGTCATATCCagctcccctctgcccagtgtaaatatttatttattattttatttatatcccgcccttcctcccagctggattgCGCCCTAAGATGTGAAATGTTAACTACAAGAGGATGCCAAGGGGATGAGCCCTCAAAGGGGACATAAACAGAGAGGCTAGCCATAAAGCCTCATCTGATTGGGATTCAGGAAGTAACTGTCTCTAACCATCGAACTGACAGGAAATCTCACTCCAGGGCTAGCACCCTGTGGAGTTACAGCCTCCACATGCACCTCAGGGCTCAAAGGCCAGGGTGTCTCTTCAACATATGATGGAAACTCCACAATGacggtgccagacacacctctgcagAGGGGAGTTCCATCACGTTGGGCCTGCCATAGAGCATGCTCTCTCACaggcttagggatgggggagacgtTAGATCtagttggcatttaaaggcaaatcaatcacattcacactttccaaaacaatacggaaacggaaacacagccatccttccaaattcgcacGTACCTGaaatttgtgatgtagttctgcaACCCAACAACATTTatgaaaatgcatgatattagggggaaatgtgcctaaactggaatatattagtgaaagtaacatagaaaaatgcatgatattaggggaacgtttgcaaaaaatgtgtacattagtctaagCTACATACAAACCTGTGTTCATTAGGGGAAAATGGACATtatgatgctgatgaattttcttgagggatttttgggggggagaattaacaaattgctgctgaaatgtggaaaactgaatctaTGATTGATTCCCtctaggaagaagggcaggatataaatgaatgaatgaatgaatgaaacagaaCCTGAAAGGTAGCACCATCCTTACCCAGGCTGTGAATCCCCAACCCCCACTCCTCTGAAGGTGGTGGAATTACGAAGAGGGACCCCTCTGCTAACCTGGATGCCCAAGAGTGCCCCAGATTTCTTTGCTGGGGTGGGCGAGAGGAATGAAATGAAGTATTGTGGAAAAGGTCATGGCAGGTTGGCATTCTGAGCACTCCGCCCTATATAATTTTATTGCAGGTTCAAGCTATTCCTTTTCTGATGCAACTTGTTTCAGCAAGCCAACCAACGTAATTCTGATATCaacattttattggttttatcttTATTCATAGTGATGATGTTCTATGTGTTCCTGATATGCTTAGACTAGAATACAGTAgggtagtggcaagttcagaagtgcagggtgtcTTCATAATAGTCCCAGCCCCATCCTCTCAATCTCTACAACTTGGCTTTATGAGGTAGGGAtgaataaaaatactgttcactctgattggctgcagtcagcaggaaatgacaaggagcaagttagaagactcttctcagtggctaacacactcccatttcatgttgCTTGGCTCATAGTACATTGGAGACATACAGTAGGGACCTGGCTCCAGAAAAaggaagaggtctaagaccccctgaaaccctggacgacTATTCCCCTGGTAGAATATCATTTctgccaatttctctttgcattcTTTCCATGTAGTTTTTAATGAtgatatttttatgtatatttgtttttaattggactGTGGATTTTAGGATTTGATCTCTAATATTAAATGTGCATTTGTTAGAGAGCTGTTTAGATCAAGTGGTTCAGAAATCTTCTAAATAGTAATAAGCAAATTGCAGTACTTACTCAACACTCACAACTACGGTGTCACTCTCTCGGGCGATGTAACGGCACACCCTTTCATATGTTCCTGAAAAACATAAGTGTCACCAAAGTGTCACCAAAAGGAGACCATTGAAAAGCCCATTTCAATTAAGCATCATAGAATGAAAATGACTTCCCTTCCCTCCCAATTTAATACTTCATTTACAGACACAAAATTTAGGAGGGTCACTTCAGCAAGGTTTTTGGTGAATGtgtataaggctgcaatccttatctggtcatatctgggagtaagtcacattgaactcagtggagcttacttacttctgagtagacatggactaGGTTGCAGCCTTAGGCTTCTGAAAGATTTGTGGGTTTACAAGTGGTACAAAAGTGGTTTTTGGAACTCAATGTCAGCAATGCCAACACTTGTGCTTTTGCATAGCAGTTAGATTTGGATCTGGTgtcttgggttcaaatccccactcagtcacaaGGCTGGCCCACTAGGTCTAATGGTGCATAACCCTCAaaaggagaatgtcaagcaattgttatatCCCTCCCAACTCAAAGCCACAGGCTTTTTCCTGTCCCACGGACCTTTTATACTTCTATGAATTTAGAGAGGCTTATggaggcatttctgtcaatctcctgttctctgtcCAATCAGTTCTCTACACAACTCAGCCCACCataatccaaaagtatagctatggcaaaaCATAGTAGGACCGCCAGCTTTTCAGCCCTGGTTGTGAAGGTTCCCCCCTGCCTCCTGTTATTCTGAGACCAGTTGCAGCCTCAGTACAGGACGAGTAGGGctgcctggaagtgcattctgaGCATGCTCACAGCTGTTCCTTGAAGGCCACACTTGCATAGCCTTAACTAGGCCCCAggattgtttctgtcttccatgatcaggggtttgcttatttttatttttctatttcctGAGGTTTATTTCACTGAACTACCTATTTGCATGAATGACAGACTGATTCTCTTctttgttacacacacacacaaacacacagaaccATTTCTGTTTATTGAATGGGGTGCTTAAAATTCTTATTTAAAAGGTGTGTTTTCTAGTCCTGTAGCACTTCACCTTGCTTAAAAGCCAATGGTTTAAATAGAATCATACTAATTGTGAGAGGGAAGTGGTTTTATTCAAACACATGCTGggatatgtttttgttttctgtttcttcatcCTGTGAGTTCTCCAGTTTTTCTATTCATGTGATGATGGCAATTGCGGTTGCAGCTTGATTTAACCTGGGGTTATTTATCGTGTAAATGTACTGATTGCAGCTCCGGATTTGTGTGTGGCGCCTGAGTGCAGCGGAATAATACTGTGCTGATTGTAAGATGAACTCTTTACACAAAGGACGGTGGCCTTTGAGTTCTGTTGAACTCTGGAAAAAGAGAGGGGAGTGTGGATTTCTGAGAGCACTTGAGAAGGAATCCCATTACTGTTGAATCCTGTTTTCAGCTTCTGTTAAGCTGCAGGAATAGCtttaccccccaaaaaagctgaTTGCTCCCTTTCCCTGTGTGTAATATCAGCGCCTGATTTTTATGGTAAAACCGAACCGGGCAttgctctagggcagcctttcccaagctttgggtccccagatgctgttggactacaacccccatccaccccagccagcatggccaatgacagggaggatgggaattgtagtgcggcaacatctggggacccacaaGTTGGGAAACGCAGCTCTGGGCTCTAACTGGATTCACTTAACATGACAGTGATTACTATGCAGGATATGGCTTTTTGGTAAAATAATACCAGTGATTCCACGTATCATGTGGCTGACTAGCAATGTAGAGTTTATATTTCAGGCTGAAGGCTTATTCAATACAAAGAGAGATTCCACATGGGGGAGGCAAGTTCCAACTAACCATGGCCAGGGAGAGTCAACTATGATGATACAAAATtaagagggatagctaataccttggaagacagaaacaaaattcaaagggatcttgataggctggagcattgggctgaaaacaacagaatgaaatttaacagggagaagtgcaaagttctacacctaggaaaacgaaaccaaatgcacagttataagatgggagatacttggctctgcaatacgacatgtgagaaggatcttggcattgttgttgatcacaagctgaatatgagccaacaatgtgatgtggctgcaaaaaaggcaaatgctattttagggtacattaacagaagtatagtttccaaatcgcatgacgtattggttcctctctatgTGGCACTGGTTAGGACTCACCTTGAattctgtgtccagttctggacaccacactttaagaaggatgcagataaactggaaacaggttcagaggagggcaacaaggttgTTCatggggctggaaacaaagccctatgagcagagactgaaaaaaaactgggcatgtttagccttgagaaaggaagactgaggggagataggatagcactcttcaagtacctgaaaggctgtcacaaagaggagggccaggatctcttcttgattgtcccagagtgcaagacacggaataatgggctcaagttaggaagccagattttgactgaacatcaggaaaaacttccgatttggtacgacagtggaaccaatgacctagggaggtggtgggctctccaacactggaggccttcaagaggcagctggacagccctctgtcgggtatgctttgatttcaattcctgtgttgagcagggggttggactcgatggttttataggccccttcgcactctacaattctatgattccattTTTTGGATTTTTCATTGGCTATGAAACTCAATATTCCTATGGAGCTGTTCTCAATTCCAAACAAATATTGCTCCCCCATGTTTTAAATTAACAGGATCCCATGCTGCATTGTGGATTGAAGGTGAGCTGAACATGATGGAAGTAGAAACCATTGTTTGTGACGTCCTGTCTAACATATCAGGAACCCTTTTGGTGAAGCACTGTCCTAAAAGCTTCTAAGCAAACTGAGTGAAGGAATGTAGGCTCCTTTCAAAGAaaggggctgtaactcagtggcaaagcatctattttgcatgcagaagatcccaggttccatccctgcatctcaggtagggctgggagagccccTAGTCTGTAACCCtatagagccactgccagtcagtgcacacagcactaagctagatggaccagtatgaggcagcttcccatgtaacTTACGGATGCTTCCAAATAAGCCAGCTCCTCCATGGAGATAGAGCATTCCTCTCCTGTTTCTAGCAGGTGATGCCTTAGGCCAATATATTCTTACTGGAATCCCATCAAAAAGCAGATCCTTGATGATCAACTTTGAGTCCTCCCTAGGTGGTATTCCATTCATCGCAAGCCTCCAGATGACATACTTATGGCAGATGCCAACTTTCTCCAGAAACAGTGCCTGTTTTAGAGCAAGACATAAGGGAACAGAATAAGGAGCCCTTCACATTCACGTCTCATCAATGCAAGACATAAGAGCTTTTCACACTGGAAGCAAAAAAGACCGCTCTGCCCCCAAGCCTGTTTTAAAAAGCTTGCTGTCTTTACATGCGCCTTGAGGCACACATAAAAGGCGAGTCATGAATCAATACATCAATACTGAAAACAGACAGAAAAGGAGATCAGCAGTGAGGAAATGCTGAAACAGTTCCATGGCTGCAGTAGCTGGTTCACATCAGGagtggatggtgtggtggggAATCTGGGATGCACCACTCACTTGACCTCCCCATGCCGGTGGAACCAACCTGGTGCTCCTGCCATCACGTTCATACTGCGCCCACTTTGCTGCCACCACATCCCCCCCTCTCCACCTGCAGTGACTggaccagagggaggggaggggagcggcacagccccaccatgccatccgcTGCTGCTTCACATCAGCTCATGAGGAGGACGGCCCAGACCCGCATCGCACGATGGCACCCAAGGTTGTCTCTGCTAGGTTTGGAGAGTCCCCACAATAACGCTTACATGATCACAGTCTtcacgagttgatttttcttcacTGACATTGAGATTCTGAACGTCTGTCATCAGGGCAATCGAACCAGCTCCCTCTCTGACAGTTTGTTAGACGGGTGTTAAAAGCCTTCCTTTATCCCATcaggtattttaaaaacatttttctgctcTCTTTTTTTTGTCTCTTTGCTTTTGACTTATGCTGTGTTTTGTTCAAGTTTTGCCAAATTTATTTTCGTTATGGCTGTTTGAGGAAGTTGATCCTTGTCaggatttaaaacaacttaagttcagttgttgtttttcttaagaTCCATCATTCcgacaggctggtattgattcaagttcattcagtgtccactagccactgcttgtACCAATTCcattttccctcttgcaaaaaatattgagattaatatcgatatttcgaaaggaaatactgataattg
Coding sequences within:
- the LOC133372418 gene encoding arylacetamide deacetylase-like 4, whose translation is MLPFLAQRTALGQALLNLLLYLSIFIPFLALAWTLYYHVTRTHIPPGISQGAKLHVMTLFGNLMFGLALFLEKVGICHKYVIWRLAMNGIPPREDSKLIIKDLLFDGIPVRIYWPKASPARNRRGMLYLHGGAGLFGSIRTYERVCRYIARESDTVVVSVELCLTTTDKGLQVIPIAAVPGGAKWM